One genomic region from Nostoc sphaeroides encodes:
- a CDS encoding transposase family protein: MNESQTWYIIKRSVGNCEIVPSDKVGDDNVEIIEQWGPFSSQEEAIARRVGLIRAGKCQPV, translated from the coding sequence ATGAATGAATCACAAACTTGGTATATTATCAAGCGTTCTGTAGGTAATTGCGAAATTGTCCCCAGCGACAAAGTTGGCGACGATAATGTAGAGATTATAGAACAGTGGGGGCCTTTTAGTTCGCAAGAAGAAGCGATCGCTCGTCGTGTCGGGCTTATTAGGGCTGGAAAGTGCCAACCAGTTTAA
- a CDS encoding DUF6174 domain-containing protein, whose protein sequence is MRLPIIISVGLLLSFGLNLPVMSKSPIEIAQSPAKSNLNLKRAEKRLEFNRNFWNQKNISNYDYTLSNSCFCIGDARGPVVIKVRNGQTSSITSVATGKDVKEYFQNYNTIPKLFDVIQDAIKRKAFSLNVRYNPQYGYPTQIDIDYSSQIADEERYLTIENFKVIK, encoded by the coding sequence ATGCGTTTACCTATCATTATCAGTGTCGGGTTATTGCTATCTTTCGGACTGAACCTACCAGTAATGTCCAAATCTCCCATAGAGATAGCACAATCGCCAGCGAAGAGTAACTTGAACCTAAAGCGAGCAGAAAAGCGATTAGAATTTAATCGCAATTTCTGGAATCAGAAAAATATTTCCAACTATGACTATACTTTGAGCAATAGTTGCTTTTGTATAGGCGATGCTAGGGGGCCAGTAGTAATTAAAGTACGTAATGGTCAAACAAGTTCTATCACTTCTGTAGCTACAGGTAAAGATGTTAAAGAATACTTTCAAAATTACAACACAATTCCTAAACTGTTTGATGTGATTCAAGATGCTATAAAACGTAAGGCCTTCAGCCTGAATGTGCGGTACAATCCTCAATACGGCTATCCAACCCAAATTGATATCGATTACAGCAGTCAGATAGCTGATGAAGAAAGATATCTCACCATTGAGAATTTTAAGGTAATTAAATAG